From Ischnura elegans chromosome 13 unlocalized genomic scaffold, ioIscEleg1.1 SUPER_13_unloc_1, whole genome shotgun sequence, a single genomic window includes:
- the LOC124172186 gene encoding zinc finger protein 2 homolog, producing MNEDLEKRGTDLADKLTLAQFLTMDKQASIISEGRDTRSVGRGGSGCDVSIIPNGTRMTRLSKKRSCTEIAMGNKDEFNSCEAKNTVKEQKSNDNSYNCFHCTLGYSCKSELIKHLETHFGASNIDVDAESSMVQDESLKTNVSGGESVRSGELKTTVILKGLKSKRQVPTQKGNMPPEEISGGTQGKGKVKKGRRFVADPKPSLECVSSNSSACDGIIKNEKCSRARGRPYTCSVCYKCFNKSSTLNNHMRIHTGEKPYSCSVCNKSFSRRGHLSRHMGTHTTEKPFTCGTCNKSFSQRDSLNTHMRIHTKERPYTCKICCKSFSRSDHLTQHVRLHTADKPYSCSICRKSFTLSSNLTCHMRIHTGDKPYSCSVCNKSFSRRDSLNTHLRMHTGDKPFSCKLCCKSFSHSSNLTEHLRVHTGDKPHSCSVCNKSFSQSGNLNKHMRVHTGDKPYSCSVCCKSFTQSSSLYVHIRTHTGERPFTCSICCKSFTHSSALTTHNRIHTGVRPYSCGVCNKSFNRGSHLTKHMRRHTGDKPYSCEICSKSFAQKITLDLHFRTHTKKKPYSCSDCGKSFSGKSDLVRHLRTHK from the coding sequence ATGAATGAAGACTTGGAAAAAAGGGGAACTGATCTTGCTGATAAGTTAACTCTTGCTCAATTCCTGACGATGGACAAACAAGCATCCATCATCAGTGAAGGCAGAGACACAAGGTCTGTTGGGAGGGGTGGAAGTGGTTGTGATGTATCAATCATCCCTAATGGCACTAGGATGACCAGACTCAGTAAAAAGAGGAGTTGCACAGAGATAGCCATGGGGAACAAGGATGAGTTTAATAGTTGTGAGGCGAAAAATACTGTAAAGGAACAAAAATCAAACGATAATTCATATAATTGCTTCCATTGCACACTTGGATACAGCTGCAAAAGTGAGCTCATCAAACACCTTGAAACTCATTTTGGTGCCAGCAATATCGACGTTGATGCAGAGTCATCTATGGTGCAAGATGAGTCTCTCAAAACCAATGTATCCGGTGGGGAAAGTGTGCGTTCTGGCGAGTTAAAAACCACCGTGATTTTAAAAGGTTTGAAAAGTAAAAGACAAGTGCCGACGCAAAAAGGAAATATGCCCCCAGAGGAAATCTCTGGAGGAACTCAGGGGAAAGGAAAGGTTAAAAAAGGAAGACGATTTGTTGCAGACCCTAAACCATCTTTAGAGTGTGTGTCCTCAAATTCCTCCGCTTGTGATGgaatcatcaaaaatgaaaagTGTTCAAGAGCAAGAGGGAGGCCTTATACATGTAGTGTGTGTTATAAGTGTTTCAATAAATCTTCTACTCTCAACAATCACATGCGTATACACACAGGGGAaaagccttattcctgtagtgtctgcaataagtcattctctcggAGAGGCCACCTCAGTAGACATATGGGTACACATACAACAGAGAAACCTTTTACATGCGGCACCTGCAACAAGTCATTCTCTCAGAGAGACTCCCTCAACACTCATATGCGTATTCACACAAAAGAGAGACCATatacatgtaaaatatgctgtaaatcttTCAGTCGTAGTGATCACCTTACACAGCACGTGCGTTTACACACAGCAGATAAACCGTATTCCTGTAGTATCTGCAGGAAGTCCTTCACTCTTAGCTCTAACCTTACCTGCCACATGCGTATACACACAGGAGACaaaccttattcctgtagtgtctgcaataagtcattctctcggAGAGACTCCCTCAACACTCATTTGCGTATGCACACAGGAGACAAACCCTTTTCATGTAAActttgctgtaaatcattcagtcacAGTTCAAACCTTACGGAGCACCTGCGTGTACACACTGGAGATAAACCTcattcctgtagtgtctgcaataagtctttctctcagagtGGCAACCTCAACAAACATATGCGTGTGCACACAGGagataaaccttattcctgcagtgTCTGCTGCAAGTCCTTCACTCAGAGCAGCTCCCTCTACGTCCATATCCGTACACACACGGGTGAGAGACCTTTTACATGCAGCATTTGCTGCAAATCTTTTACTCACAGTTCCGCCCTAACCACACACAATCGCATCCACACAGGAGTAAGACCTTATTCGTGTGGCGTTTGCAACAAATCTTTCAATCGTGGTTCTCACCTTACCAAACACATGCGTAGGCACACAGGAGATAAACCTTACTCATGCGAAATCTGCAGCAAATCCTTTGCTCAGAAGATCACCCTCGACCTTCACTTTCGCACCCATACAAAGAAGAAACCCTATTCATGCAGCGATTGTGGGAAATCTTTCTCTGGGAAGAGCGACCTCGTGAGGCATTTACGTACACACAAGTGA